In Propionimicrobium sp. PCR01-08-3, one DNA window encodes the following:
- a CDS encoding DUF4342 domain-containing protein, with amino-acid sequence MTSDRFNSDSGENFEVPGNQLTNAIKKLWKDTTVRSIVVRHPDGRPLMTVPLAAGVAGGAIGLIMAPVLTVLAGIGAGLAKVRIEVVRNDYKPKQY; translated from the coding sequence ATGACTTCAGACAGGTTCAATTCCGACTCGGGCGAAAACTTCGAGGTTCCGGGCAATCAACTCACGAACGCGATCAAGAAGCTCTGGAAAGACACGACCGTTCGCAGCATCGTCGTCAGGCATCCGGACGGCCGCCCGCTGATGACCGTTCCGCTGGCAGCCGGTGTCGCCGGTGGCGCTATCGGACTGATCATGGCGCCGGTATTAACCGTGCTGGCAGGTATCGGGGCCGGTCTGGCCAAGGTGCGCATCGAGGTGGTCCGCAACGACTACAAGCCCAAGCAATACTGA
- a CDS encoding DUF6767 domain-containing protein, with protein sequence MKNARLTTPRCPLRPDDPCSLCQPGANGPQDCGLVYLVMDDPELRAVYAAKLKERRSVHDAADEHCSTSM encoded by the coding sequence ATGAAGAACGCGCGACTAACCACACCTCGCTGCCCCTTGCGTCCGGACGATCCGTGCAGCCTGTGCCAGCCGGGGGCCAACGGTCCCCAGGACTGTGGTCTCGTCTACCTCGTGATGGACGATCCGGAGTTGCGCGCCGTCTATGCCGCCAAGCTCAAGGAACGCCGGTCCGTCCACGACGCCGCGGACGAACACTGCTCAACAAGCATGTAG
- a CDS encoding glycoside hydrolase family 28 protein, with amino-acid sequence MDLRTSRRALLGGTLAIGAAACSNIFAAPAHADIASSKDAWERARYIQAKARAPKFRSQEFSIVDYGALEGGEQICTEAIAAAIDACSEAGGGKVVVPAGTFLTGPIHLKSYVNLHVSEGATLLFSTTPTDYLPAVLTRFEGMELYNYSPLIYAYGCTNIAVTGSGVLDGQADNEHWWPWKGKKDYGWVEGAPEQGPARDRLIQQVADEVPVEQRLYGADQGAGNDYLRSSFIQPYNCTNVWIQGVTIHRSPMWEVHPVLCTNVLVDGLTIDTHGPNNDGCDPECCSFVVIQNTTFATGDDCIAIKAGRNNDGRRPDSLPCTDLLVQRCQMADGHGGVTIGSEMSGGVRNVFVRDCEMSSPNLDIALRFKTNAVRGGFINDIWAKNLTIGTVAKAVIDVDFKYEEGHNGEFPPDVSGINVENMTVTNAKQSLNIEGYDDDHIRGLGLTNVDFGTTQKAPHVLYVDDIVLNNVTENGAPLTVDMFA; translated from the coding sequence ATGGACCTCAGGACATCGCGGCGGGCGCTGTTGGGCGGAACTCTGGCGATAGGTGCAGCGGCTTGCTCGAATATCTTTGCGGCTCCGGCGCACGCCGATATCGCGAGCAGCAAAGATGCCTGGGAGCGCGCACGTTATATTCAGGCGAAGGCACGTGCGCCAAAGTTCCGTAGCCAGGAGTTCAGCATTGTCGACTATGGAGCGCTCGAAGGCGGCGAACAGATCTGCACCGAGGCCATCGCCGCCGCCATCGACGCCTGTTCTGAGGCCGGTGGAGGAAAGGTCGTGGTGCCGGCCGGCACGTTCCTGACCGGTCCGATTCATCTGAAAAGCTACGTGAATCTGCATGTCTCCGAGGGGGCAACGCTGCTGTTCAGCACCACTCCGACCGACTATCTGCCCGCTGTGCTGACCCGGTTCGAAGGCATGGAGCTGTACAACTACTCGCCGCTGATCTACGCCTACGGCTGCACCAATATCGCGGTGACCGGCAGCGGCGTCCTCGATGGTCAAGCAGACAACGAGCACTGGTGGCCCTGGAAGGGCAAGAAGGACTATGGCTGGGTCGAGGGTGCCCCCGAGCAAGGGCCGGCACGTGACAGGCTTATCCAGCAGGTCGCCGACGAGGTTCCGGTCGAGCAACGGCTCTACGGTGCCGATCAGGGTGCGGGGAACGACTATCTGCGTTCGTCGTTCATCCAGCCCTACAACTGCACGAATGTCTGGATCCAAGGTGTCACGATTCACCGCTCACCGATGTGGGAGGTGCATCCGGTGCTCTGCACCAACGTGCTGGTCGACGGATTGACCATCGACACCCATGGCCCGAACAACGACGGGTGTGATCCCGAATGCTGCTCCTTCGTGGTGATCCAGAACACCACGTTTGCCACCGGCGACGACTGTATTGCCATCAAGGCCGGGCGCAACAACGACGGACGCCGTCCCGATTCGTTGCCGTGTACTGATCTGCTGGTGCAGCGTTGCCAGATGGCCGACGGTCACGGCGGAGTCACTATCGGAAGTGAGATGTCGGGCGGTGTGCGCAATGTCTTTGTCCGCGATTGCGAGATGTCGAGCCCGAACCTGGACATCGCCCTGCGATTCAAGACCAACGCTGTGCGCGGCGGCTTCATCAACGACATCTGGGCAAAGAACCTGACGATCGGGACCGTTGCCAAAGCGGTCATCGACGTGGACTTCAAGTACGAGGAAGGTCACAACGGTGAGTTCCCGCCCGATGTCAGCGGCATCAACGTCGAGAACATGACCGTCACCAACGCCAAGCAGTCACTGAACATCGAAGGCTACGACGACGATCACATCCGCGGGCTCGGCCTGACCAACGTCGACTTCGGGACGACCCAGAAGGCGCCTCATGTGCTCTATGTCGACGACATCGTGCTGAATAACGTCACCGAGAACGGCGCCCCCTTGACCGTCGACATGTTCGCCTGA
- a CDS encoding SDR family oxidoreductase: MAASALDLFKLDGRRAIVTGGGRGIGQAMAQALGEAGAQVALVARTASQLRESTEQVPNSVAVAADVMTVDAAALLDDCEDALGGPADIIVHAAGFQHREPAVDFPREEWDRILQVHLTAPFLISQELGRRQIDAGRPGSHIFIGSLNNFQSVVPDIVAYAAAKSGIGGVVRAFSKEWSGKGIRCNGIAPGWVHTALTETLFSDWQRAKSINDRIPMGRLAEPSELGSVALFLASDASSYITGQMLVVDGGWTSA, encoded by the coding sequence ATGGCCGCCTCGGCGCTGGATCTGTTCAAACTTGATGGCCGCCGGGCGATTGTGACCGGTGGGGGGCGCGGCATCGGCCAAGCTATGGCCCAAGCGTTGGGCGAGGCGGGTGCCCAGGTGGCATTGGTAGCCCGCACGGCGTCCCAGTTGCGGGAGTCGACCGAGCAGGTGCCGAATTCGGTAGCGGTCGCTGCCGATGTGATGACCGTGGACGCGGCAGCCCTGCTTGACGACTGCGAGGATGCCCTCGGTGGCCCCGCAGACATCATCGTCCATGCGGCAGGGTTTCAGCACCGCGAGCCGGCCGTGGATTTCCCACGCGAGGAATGGGACCGGATCTTGCAGGTGCACCTGACGGCCCCCTTCTTGATCAGTCAGGAGTTGGGCCGCCGTCAGATTGATGCCGGGCGCCCGGGCAGCCACATTTTCATCGGCTCGCTCAACAACTTTCAGTCGGTGGTGCCCGATATCGTCGCCTACGCGGCCGCCAAGTCCGGCATCGGGGGAGTCGTGCGGGCATTCAGTAAAGAGTGGTCGGGCAAGGGCATCCGCTGCAACGGGATTGCTCCCGGCTGGGTGCATACCGCGCTCACCGAGACCTTGTTCTCCGACTGGCAGCGGGCCAAGTCGATCAACGACCGCATCCCCATGGGCCGCCTTGCGGAGCCAAGTGAACTTGGCTCAGTAGCGCTCTTCCTGGCCAGCGACGCGTCCAGCTACATCACCGGCCAGATGCTGGTGGTCGACGGCGGCTGGACCAGCGCTTGA
- a CDS encoding flavodoxin/nitric oxide synthase, whose product MKIGIVVESYWKNTAQVAAAIAAGAREAGADVEMWDAAAAPSRIVGKDILLVGAPTHSMRLPSKSSRRTAAKRGVAVPESGVREWIDSAEISSLPMIFTFDTRVSLHSGSAAKDAAKRLKRAGAHVEQGEGFFIEGEPPVLKDGEAERARQWGMQIAG is encoded by the coding sequence ATGAAAATCGGAATCGTCGTTGAGTCGTATTGGAAGAACACTGCCCAAGTGGCGGCGGCGATCGCGGCGGGCGCACGCGAGGCGGGCGCCGACGTCGAGATGTGGGACGCGGCAGCCGCCCCATCGAGAATCGTCGGCAAGGACATACTGCTGGTAGGAGCGCCGACCCACAGCATGAGGCTGCCCAGCAAATCGAGCCGGCGTACCGCGGCCAAGAGGGGAGTGGCGGTGCCCGAATCCGGCGTGCGCGAATGGATTGATTCGGCCGAGATCTCGTCGCTTCCGATGATCTTTACGTTCGATACACGCGTCTCGTTGCATTCGGGTTCGGCAGCAAAAGATGCGGCCAAGAGGCTGAAGCGAGCCGGAGCGCATGTCGAGCAAGGAGAGGGGTTCTTCATCGAAGGAGAGCCGCCGGTGTTGAAGGACGGCGAGGCCGAGCGGGCGCGGCAGTGGGGAATGCAGATCGCCGGCTAA